A region from the Brachyspira pilosicoli genome encodes:
- the truB gene encoding tRNA pseudouridine(55) synthase TruB has translation MKGFLIVNKPKGITSFDVIRKLKPILKEKRIGHVGTLDPFASGVLIIALGRYTKLFFLFDDLYKEYIARGVFGESRDTDDVDGKTLEIIQNQNILSFNELETLIKDNFLGSIFQKPPIYSAKKIDGKRAYDLARENKEFQLNSVNVFINNIELLEYDYPYFTIKTSVSKGTYIRAIVRDIGKLTNNLAYTKDLIRTSIGDYNIDNAINLENINTNNIISFFDMFKNFDKLLIEDEKDIKQILSGNTKLIENINIKNKYLALVDRDNNLLAIISNINDSNRYSFIDV, from the coding sequence ATGAAAGGCTTTCTGATAGTAAATAAACCCAAAGGCATTACTTCTTTTGATGTTATAAGAAAATTAAAACCTATATTAAAAGAAAAAAGAATAGGGCATGTCGGTACGCTTGACCCTTTTGCTTCTGGGGTTTTAATAATAGCTTTGGGAAGATACACTAAATTATTTTTTTTATTTGATGATTTATATAAAGAATATATTGCAAGAGGCGTTTTTGGAGAGAGTAGGGATACTGATGATGTTGATGGTAAAACTTTAGAAATAATACAAAATCAAAATATACTAAGTTTTAATGAATTAGAAACATTGATAAAGGATAATTTTTTAGGCAGTATCTTTCAAAAACCTCCAATATATAGTGCTAAAAAAATTGACGGCAAAAGGGCTTATGATTTAGCAAGAGAAAATAAAGAGTTTCAATTAAATAGCGTGAATGTTTTTATAAATAATATAGAGTTATTAGAATACGATTATCCTTATTTTACGATTAAAACTTCTGTGAGTAAGGGTACTTATATTAGGGCAATAGTAAGAGATATTGGAAAGCTTACTAATAATCTTGCTTACACAAAAGATTTAATAAGAACTTCTATTGGCGATTATAATATTGATAACGCTATTAATTTAGAAAATATAAATACTAATAATATCATTTCTTTTTTTGATATGTTTAAAAACTTTGATAAACTTTTAATAGAAGATGAAAAAGATATAAAGCAAATACTCTCTGGAAACACAAAATTAATAGAAAATATAAATATAAAAAATAAATATTTAGCTTTAGTTGATAGAGATAATAATTTATTAGCTATTATAAGTAATATTAATGATTCTAATAGATACTCTTTTATAGATGTGTGA
- a CDS encoding MotA/TolQ/ExbB proton channel family protein, with translation MNNVINGIFGATSLLNVAMIICWIALLLCSLIALTAIVDRFIYFNKVKAQDDALAPKLHALIKDNDIKTAIALCETSNSPLSNIVLEGLKNIEIIKESMIMQSNKELPKLERFISTLSTISTVAPLLGLLGTILGMIESFGVMASVGSGNPIALASGIANALLTTAAGLVIAIPTVVFYNYFVNALNSRISFMENVSNEISDYLSKKDK, from the coding sequence ATGAATAATGTTATAAATGGAATTTTTGGAGCTACTTCTTTGCTTAATGTTGCTATGATAATATGTTGGATAGCTTTATTATTATGTTCTCTAATAGCACTAACAGCAATAGTTGATAGGTTTATTTATTTTAATAAAGTAAAAGCACAAGATGATGCATTAGCACCAAAACTCCATGCTCTAATAAAAGATAATGATATAAAAACAGCAATAGCATTATGTGAAACAAGCAATTCTCCATTATCAAACATAGTATTAGAAGGTTTAAAAAATATAGAAATAATAAAAGAATCAATGATAATGCAGTCAAATAAAGAGCTTCCAAAATTAGAGAGATTTATTTCTACGCTATCTACAATATCAACAGTAGCACCGCTATTAGGACTTCTCGGCACAATACTTGGTATGATAGAATCTTTCGGAGTGATGGCATCTGTTGGAAGCGGTAATCCTATAGCTCTTGCAAGCGGTATAGCAAATGCACTTCTTACAACAGCAGCTGGTCTTGTTATAGCAATACCTACAGTTGTTTTTTATAACTATTTCGTAAATGCTCTAAACTCAAGAATAAGTTTTATGGAAAATGTTTCTAATGAGATTTCAGACTATTTAAGCAAGAAAGATAAATAA